A window of Mangifera indica cultivar Alphonso chromosome 13, CATAS_Mindica_2.1, whole genome shotgun sequence contains these coding sequences:
- the LOC123195072 gene encoding uncharacterized protein LOC123195072 isoform X2 — protein sequence MVGKVSAQQPPQRHNAWTADSTATRSVAAEGMDQASASSDSDDDGLKLKVKLDLDEKKKKSKVGALVSSDDEEANEDLSLKIVEKHLLMHAAKLVQNDDDDDNNDVVLDGEKVDLSSSSLLESEIVTAGSSRINDETVIDDKKSDNKRIKVKKKKKKIEKMENGGQSVIAKEVHVETVENGEEAVKASDISDNIVLRKLLRGPRYFDPPDSGWQTCYNCGEEGHMAVNCSSALKRKKPCFICGSFDHGVKQCSKAQDCFICKTAGHRAKDCPEKYKSNSQNAKVCLKCGDYGHDMFSCRNIYPLDDLKEIQCYVCKSHGHLCCVDVTDTSSTKVSCFKCGLSGHTGLACTTLRGETMDAASASSCFKCGREGHFARECTSSAKIRKKNFDSSTPTLRPHRENKDYLGYRSAPNDRGKGHKREKTQNEDSGFTTPQKSRQRGGWITEDPGDFSYSKTKRSRWNSPATPTGRGHKICAVSAVGHISRSQSSRKKSVHHRHAMSRFDNYGNDGFRSYDWW from the exons ATGGTCGGCAAGGTCTCTGCCCAGCAACCGCCGCAACGACATAACGCTTGGACCGCGGATTCTACGGCTACAAGATCCGTGGCTGCCGAAGGCATGGACCAGGCGTCAGCTTCTAGTGATTCAGATGATGAT GGACTAAAACTTAAAGTGAAACTAGATcttgatgaaaagaaaaagaagtcaaAGGTGGGGGCACTGGTGAGCAGTGATGATGAAGAAGCAAACGAGGATCTCAGCCTTAAAATTGTGGAGAAACATCTTTTGATGCATGCAGCCAAGTTAGTTCAGaatgacgatgatgatgacaacaatGATGTCGTATTAGATGGTGAGAAGGTGGATCTCTCTTCTTCGTCTTTGCTAGAATCTGAGATTGTCACTGCTGGTTCTAGTAGGATCAATGATGAGACTGTCATTGATGACAAGAAGAGTGATAATAAGAGAATTAAGgttaagaaaaagaagaaaaagattgagAAGATGGAAAATGGGGGCCAATCt GTTATTGCAAAGGAAGTTCATGTGGAGACAGTTGAGAATGGTGAAGAGGCAGTTAAAGCTTCAGATATATCAGATAATATCGTTCTGCGAAAGCTTCTT CGGGGGCCAAGGTATTTCGATCCTCCAGATAGCGGTTGGCAAACTTGTTATAATTGTGGTGAAGAGGGGCATATGGCTGTGAACTGTTCATCTGCTCTGAAGCGGAAGAAACCATGCTTTATTTGTGGGAGTTTTGACCATGGTGTCAAACAATGTTCCAAG GCACAAGATTGCTTTATTTGTAAAACAGCTGGTCACCGTGCAAAAGATTGTCCAGAGAAATACAAGAGTAACTCTCAAAATGCCAAAGTATGTTTGAAATGTGGAGATTATGGGCATGACATGTTTTCATGCAGGAACATTTATCCACTTGATGACCTCAAG GAAATACAATGTTATGTTTGCAAGAGTCATGGCCATCTGTGTTGTGTTGACGTCACTGATACCAGTTCAACAAAAGTTTCTTGTTTCAAATGCGGTCTGTCTGGTCACACAGGATTG GCATGCACTACATTGCGAGGTGAAACCATGGATGCTGCATCAGCTAGTTCATGCTTCAAGTGTGGTAGAGAAGGACATTTTGCACGTGAATGCACAAGTTCCGCAAAG ATTCGTAAGAAGAATTTTGATTCATCAACTCCAACACTTAGACCtcatagagaaaataaagactACTTAGGATACAGATCTGCGCCTAATGATCGCGGTAAGGGTCATAAAAGGGAAAAGACCCAAAATGAAGATAGTGGCTTTACAACGCCGCAAAAATCTAGACAGAGAGGCGGTTGGATAACAGAGGATCCAGGAGATTTCTCATATAGTAAGACCAAAAGGAGTCGATGGAACTCTCCTGCAACACCTACTGGTAGGGGTCATAAAATTTGTGCTGTCAGTGCTGTTGGTCATATTTCAAGGTCTCAGTCATCTAGGAAGAAATCTGTTCATCATAGACATGCCATGTCCAGGTTTGACAATTACGGCAATGATGGGTTTAGGAGTTATGATTGGTGGTAG
- the LOC123195072 gene encoding uncharacterized protein LOC123195072 isoform X1: MVGKVSAQQPPQRHNAWTADSTATRSVAAEGMDQASASSDSDDDFFCNFETMDMWQGLKLKVKLDLDEKKKKSKVGALVSSDDEEANEDLSLKIVEKHLLMHAAKLVQNDDDDDNNDVVLDGEKVDLSSSSLLESEIVTAGSSRINDETVIDDKKSDNKRIKVKKKKKKIEKMENGGQSVIAKEVHVETVENGEEAVKASDISDNIVLRKLLRGPRYFDPPDSGWQTCYNCGEEGHMAVNCSSALKRKKPCFICGSFDHGVKQCSKAQDCFICKTAGHRAKDCPEKYKSNSQNAKVCLKCGDYGHDMFSCRNIYPLDDLKEIQCYVCKSHGHLCCVDVTDTSSTKVSCFKCGLSGHTGLACTTLRGETMDAASASSCFKCGREGHFARECTSSAKIRKKNFDSSTPTLRPHRENKDYLGYRSAPNDRGKGHKREKTQNEDSGFTTPQKSRQRGGWITEDPGDFSYSKTKRSRWNSPATPTGRGHKICAVSAVGHISRSQSSRKKSVHHRHAMSRFDNYGNDGFRSYDWW, from the exons ATGGTCGGCAAGGTCTCTGCCCAGCAACCGCCGCAACGACATAACGCTTGGACCGCGGATTCTACGGCTACAAGATCCGTGGCTGCCGAAGGCATGGACCAGGCGTCAGCTTCTAGTGATTCAGATGATGAT TTCTTTTGCAATTTTGAGACCATGGACATGTGGCAGGGACTAAAACTTAAAGTGAAACTAGATcttgatgaaaagaaaaagaagtcaaAGGTGGGGGCACTGGTGAGCAGTGATGATGAAGAAGCAAACGAGGATCTCAGCCTTAAAATTGTGGAGAAACATCTTTTGATGCATGCAGCCAAGTTAGTTCAGaatgacgatgatgatgacaacaatGATGTCGTATTAGATGGTGAGAAGGTGGATCTCTCTTCTTCGTCTTTGCTAGAATCTGAGATTGTCACTGCTGGTTCTAGTAGGATCAATGATGAGACTGTCATTGATGACAAGAAGAGTGATAATAAGAGAATTAAGgttaagaaaaagaagaaaaagattgagAAGATGGAAAATGGGGGCCAATCt GTTATTGCAAAGGAAGTTCATGTGGAGACAGTTGAGAATGGTGAAGAGGCAGTTAAAGCTTCAGATATATCAGATAATATCGTTCTGCGAAAGCTTCTT CGGGGGCCAAGGTATTTCGATCCTCCAGATAGCGGTTGGCAAACTTGTTATAATTGTGGTGAAGAGGGGCATATGGCTGTGAACTGTTCATCTGCTCTGAAGCGGAAGAAACCATGCTTTATTTGTGGGAGTTTTGACCATGGTGTCAAACAATGTTCCAAG GCACAAGATTGCTTTATTTGTAAAACAGCTGGTCACCGTGCAAAAGATTGTCCAGAGAAATACAAGAGTAACTCTCAAAATGCCAAAGTATGTTTGAAATGTGGAGATTATGGGCATGACATGTTTTCATGCAGGAACATTTATCCACTTGATGACCTCAAG GAAATACAATGTTATGTTTGCAAGAGTCATGGCCATCTGTGTTGTGTTGACGTCACTGATACCAGTTCAACAAAAGTTTCTTGTTTCAAATGCGGTCTGTCTGGTCACACAGGATTG GCATGCACTACATTGCGAGGTGAAACCATGGATGCTGCATCAGCTAGTTCATGCTTCAAGTGTGGTAGAGAAGGACATTTTGCACGTGAATGCACAAGTTCCGCAAAG ATTCGTAAGAAGAATTTTGATTCATCAACTCCAACACTTAGACCtcatagagaaaataaagactACTTAGGATACAGATCTGCGCCTAATGATCGCGGTAAGGGTCATAAAAGGGAAAAGACCCAAAATGAAGATAGTGGCTTTACAACGCCGCAAAAATCTAGACAGAGAGGCGGTTGGATAACAGAGGATCCAGGAGATTTCTCATATAGTAAGACCAAAAGGAGTCGATGGAACTCTCCTGCAACACCTACTGGTAGGGGTCATAAAATTTGTGCTGTCAGTGCTGTTGGTCATATTTCAAGGTCTCAGTCATCTAGGAAGAAATCTGTTCATCATAGACATGCCATGTCCAGGTTTGACAATTACGGCAATGATGGGTTTAGGAGTTATGATTGGTGGTAG